The Drechmeria coniospora strain ARSEF 6962 chromosome 02, whole genome shotgun sequence genome has a segment encoding these proteins:
- a CDS encoding fructose-2,6-bisphosphatase codes for MSPNKTNNGVGVQVEDTKICVVMVGLPARGKSYIAQIAQRYLQWLSIPAQTFNVGNYRRNDAPQPTADFFDTNNAEGERKRRQAAEAAVADMLSWFRTGGVVAIFDATNSTKERRKWVSDTCAAHGIEVLFVESKCDDEALIMANIRDVKTTSPDYRGQDPEDAAQDFRNRIRNYEKIYKSIDEDGDEDGYTYLKIMDIGKQVIINRIQDYLQSRIVYYLMNLHIRPRSVWLSRHGESMYNLDGRIGGDTLLSTRGQLYAKKLPQLVRESVGDDRPLTVWTSTLKRTIATARFLPPTYNQLQWKALDELDSGVCDGLTYQEIKDRYPEDFAARDEDKYNYRYRGGESYRDVVIRLEPIIMELERSENILIVTHQAVLRCIYAYFMKKDQAQSPWMNIPLHTLIKLTPRAYGTEEVRYEANIPAVSTWRGKGSTAKHENPTLGTLRAGGRWHPRDGHEGNTVEKQRPRHCRPTGARIHFVAPLCAMLLRVLQTLASELALVPHDSRRLISTRVLGRQGEGSNGAIALQPHELCVAAEQLPSTCSTYHESHVSPEAAKDCLLPSRPEPLVPLYPTWLFQQLQRFCKLLQEPKLIPDQHRVILQPIATSTSLETSSFSMSNCFQLPVFAFQTPAAPSTAPCYNQSYYYLYNAPMHGTTYRRPRQTEYVTQQPAETWLPSPAMMPVSYVPMSAPPTSYVQTMAACPSFPPPQLTTTYLIAAPSNLVPLPLPLPPPPTATELSQGAISTPSGVAVAGANVSSPPYRMTIRVVFYGRTTAPGSALWVRVCDGVYCEGPPSAARLRADAAIFAEQHGLPDPTREQMTLYIMVSGTAGAGAVTRPRATLSILAAAGPVGSHLVDRIVRLGGAGAGADVRDALRDVRARRKAVFLLVDMTPCNDDSNSDAHSGGPEKSAVIPVAEGGESGDEVVIEVSRHDDGEHDENPTSGGGGVGHHGDGNDGGDGCAANPDVMEGVAHQPENRVDQESQLANAVGGGGNGEGVGGAVNSDAVIDGAAHEPESRVDEEPQLSNAVGGEPDHETEAEQAPVAGDDANASADAEAPHPEAEEMEPDARVQPAEGQNAASPDNAVNDHDALPGDDGQTNGNENEPTPAA; via the exons ATGTCTCCCAACAAGACTAACaatggcgtcggcgtccagGTCGAGGACACCAAAATATGCGTCGTCATGGTTGGTCTCCCCGCCCGAGGCAAGAGCTACATTGCCCAGATAG CGCAGCGCTATCTGCAATGGCTCTCCATCCCTGCCCAGACGTTCAACGTAGGCAATTACCGTCGCAATGACGCGCCCCAGCCCACGGCCGACTTCTTCGACACCAACAACGCAGAGGGCGAGCGGAAGCGTCgccaggccgccgaggccgccgtcgccgacatgcTCTCCTGGTTCcgcaccggcggcgtcgtcgccatcttcgATGCCACGAATTCCACAAAGGAACGGCGCAAGTGGGTGTCGGACACGTGCGCCGCCCACGGCATCGAGGTGCTCTTCGTCGAGAGCAAgtgcgacgacgaagccctCATCATGGCCAACATCCGCGACGTCAAGACGACGAGCCCCGACTATCGCGGCCAGGATCCCGAAGATGCCGCCCAGGACTTCCGCAACCGCATCCGAAATTACGAAAAGATTTACAAGTCCATCgatgaggacggcgacgaggacggctaCACCTACCTCAAGATTATGGACATTGGCAAGCAGGTCATCATCAACCGTATCCAAGACTACCTCCAGAGCCGAATCGTCTACTACCTCATGAACCTCCACATTCGTCCGCGCTCCGTCTGGCTCTCAAGG CACGGCGAGTCCATGTACAATCTCGACGGCAGGATCGGCGGAGATACGCTCCTGTCGACGCGAGGTCAACTCTACGCCAAGAAGCTTCCCCAGCTGGTTCGGGAATCCGTCGGG GACGACCGACCCCTGACCGTGTGGACGTCGACGCTCAAGCGCACCATCGCCACGGCGCGCTTTCTCCCGCCCACCTACAACCAGCTGCAGTGGAaggccctcgacgagctcgactcgGGCGTCTGCGACGGTTTGACGTACCAGGAGATCAAGGACCGGTACCCCGAAGACTTTGCCGCccgcgacgaggacaagtacaactaccggtaccgcggcggcgagtccTACCGTGATGTTGTCATTCGCCTCGAACCCATAATTATGGAGCTGGAGCGTAGCGAGAATATCCTCATCGTCACCCACCAGGCGGTCCTGCGCTGCATCTACGCCTACTTCATGAAGAAGGACCAAGCCCAGAGCCCCTGGATGAACATTCCTCTGCACACCCTCATCAAGCTGACGCCGAGGGCCTACGGCACCGAGGAGGTGCGATACGAGGCGAATATTCCTGCCGTGAGCACCTGGCGCGGCAAGGGCAGCACGGCCAAACACGAGAATCCTACTCTCGGGACCCT GCGAGCGGGAGGACGATGGCATCCGCGTGATGGGCACGAGGGCAACACAGTTGAGAAGCAAAGGCCGCGCCACTGCCGTCCGACAGGAGCGCGAATCCATTTTGTGGCACCACTTTGTGCAATGTTGCTGCGAGTTCTGCAAACGCTAGCGAGCGAGCTGGCCCTCGTCCCTCATGATAGCCGGCGTCTGATTTCGACTCGAGTGCTTGGGCGTCAAGGTGAAGGATCCAATGGTGCGATTGCGCTGCAACCTCACGAACTCTGCGTGGCTGCCGAGCAACTGCCAAGCACCTGTTCAACCTACCATGAATCGCACGTCTCCCCCGAGGCCGCAAAAGACTGTCTTCTTCCTTCTCGCCCAGAGCCCCTAGTTCCTTTGTATCCGACTTGGCTTTTTCAACAACTGCAGCGATTCTGCAAGCTGCTTCAGGAACCAAAGCTGATTCCAGATCAACACCGGGTGATTTTGCAACCGATTGCGACTTCGACGAGCCTCGAAACAAGTTCATTCAGCATGTCAAACTGCTTTCAGCTGCCCGTCTTTGCGTTCCAGACGCCAGCCGCACCTTCAACGGCGCCGTGCTACAATCAATCTTATTACTATCTTTACAACGCTCCGATGCATGGCACAACGtaccgacgacctcgacagACAGAGTATGTCACTCAGCAGCCCGCCGAGACATGGCTCCCATCTCCCGCGATGATGCCAGTCTCGTACGTGCCCATGTCAGCTCCGCCAACGTCGTACGTGCAAACGATGGCCGCCTGTCCTTCCTTTCCGCCGCCACAGCTCACGACAACATACCTCATCGCGGCGCCATCCAATCTTGttccgcttccgcttccgcttcctccCCCACCAACAGCGACCGAACTCTCGCAGGGCGCTATCTCGACGCCATCGGGGGTGGCCGTTGCAGGAGCCAAcgtctcctcccccccctaCCGCATGACCATCCGGGTAGTCTTTTATGGCCGGACGACAGCACCGGGTAGTGCGCTTTGGGTTCGCGTATGTGACGGAGTCTACTGCGAAGGTCCGCCGAGCGCGGCCCGTCTacgtgccgatgccgccatcTTCGCCGAGCAGCACGGCCTGCCTGACCCCACGAGGGAGCAGATGACGCTGTACATCATGGTATCTGGTACCGCGGGGGCGGGAGCCGTGACCCGGCCGCGCGCCACGCTCAGCATTCTTGCCGCCGCAGGGCCCGTCGGCTcgcacctcgtcgaccgaATCGTGCGTCTGGgaggtgccggcgccggtgccgacgtgcGTGATGCTCTGCGCGACGTGCGTGCCCGCCGCAAAGCCGTCTTTCTACTCGTCGACATGACGCCGTGTAACGATGACAGCAACAGTGACGCCCACAGTGGTGGCCCGGAGAAGAGCGCCGTCATCCCCGTcgcggagggcggcgagagcggcgacgaagTTGTCATCGAAGTTTcccgccacgacgacggcgagcacgacgagaATCCCACGTCGGGTGGCGGTGGTGTTGGACACCATGGTGACGGCAATGACGGGGGGGATGGTTGTGCTGCCAACCCCGATGTCATGGAAGGAGTAGCTCACCAGCCGGAGAACCGTGTAGACCAAGAGTCGCAGCTCGCTAATGccgtcggtggtggtggtaatGGCGAGGGAGTCGGTGGTGCCGTCAACTCCGATGCCGTCATAGATGGAGCAGCTCACGAGCCGGAGAGCCGTGTTGACGAAGAGCCGCAGCTCTCCAACGCCGTTGGTGGCGAGCCAGATCACGAAACGGAGGCCGAGCAGGCGCCAGTGGCGGGAGACGATGCCAATGCCAgtgccgacgccgaagcaCCTCATCCAGAGGCGGAGGAGATGGAGCCGGATGCGCGAGTGCAACCCGCCGAGGGGCAGAATGCAGCTTCCCCTGACAATGCTGTCAATGACCATGACGCCCTTCCCGGAGACGATGGCCAGACCAATGGCAACGAGAATGAGCCCACACCCGCAGCCTGA